From Tiliqua scincoides isolate rTilSci1 chromosome 2, rTilSci1.hap2, whole genome shotgun sequence, the proteins below share one genomic window:
- the C2H17orf58 gene encoding UPF0450 protein C17orf58 homolog isoform X1: MTPKALWILCFILGFSFASAAGLLTYAGKSIQSIIKDAYGSEGSTPSQIKTPLKSSSNTRDDDIEDQPLSPGNLQRAKAANTHLLSVDKKKKVNDAIKNHKGLRKRPLQHLKGLPARSQEEGMSPAAYFSQTNRRHTDRLLLEATNSVSAYFHPPVYSHHKGRLPAEAPSFKNTQLATEQHPIGLDHLNRPGKKNPHYKRSHSLRNVTIPSWLTNRQISSLLNHVSTLKQDADNMEVCLTDCRREHEEVEAYCASEFVVNGIVHDVNTIHKGMRLVTLLVNNNGLYKMNRLYITPDGFFFRVYVLVVDALNCSKPCPDFKLGSRYIVMGHIYYRRWQLPAVLQEYVRGHLRPGDGLLWSGSSYVKRFNRRRDRKVQGAAYTKCG; encoded by the exons ATGACACCCAAAGCTCTCTGGATCTTGTGCTTCATCTTGGGTTTCtcctttgcttctgcagcag GGCTACTGACCTATGCTGGGAAGTCCATCCAGTCAATCATCAAAGATGCTTATGGCTCAGAGGGTTCCACGCCCAGCCAGATTAAGACTCCACTGAAAAGTAGCAGCAACACCAGGGATGATGACATTGAAGACCAACCACTGTCTCCAGGCAACCTGCAAAGGGCCAAAGCAGCCAACACACACCTGCTGTCTGTGGACAAAAAGAAGAAGGTCAATGATGCAATAAAGAATCATAAAGGGCTGAGGAAGCGGCCCCTTCAGCATCTCAAAGGCCTTCCTGCCAGGAGCCAGGAGGAGGGAATGAGTCCTGCTGCTTACTTCAGTCAGACTAACCGAAGGCACACGGACAGGCTTCTGCTGGAAGCCACCAATAGTGTCTCTGCCTATTTCCACCCACCTGTGTATTCCCACCACAAAGGCAGATTGCCAGCAGAAGCACCCAGTTTCAAAAACACACAGTTGGCCACTGAGCAACACCCTATTGGGTTGGATCACCTCAACCGACCTGGCAAGAAAAATCCCCACTACAAACGCAGCCATTCCCTCAGAAATGTCACCATACCCTCCTGGCTGACAAACAGGCAGATATCCAGCCTGCTGAATCACGTCAGCACACTAAAGCAAG ATGCTGACAATATGGAGGTGTGCCTGACTGATTGCAGGAGGGAGCATGAGGAGGTGGAGGCCTACTGTGCCAGTGAATTTG TGGTGAATGGGATTGTTCATGATGTGAACACGATACATAAAGGGATGCGGTTGGTGACACTGTTGGTGAACAATAACGGGCTGTACAAGATGAATCGTCTGTACATCACCCCAGACGGCTTCTTCTTCCGCGTTTATGTGCTAGTTGTCGATGCCTTAAACTGCAGTAAGCCCTGTCCAGACTTCAAACTTG GCAGCAGATACATTGTGATGGGTCATATCTACTACAGAAGATGGCAACTGCCTGCAGTTCTGCAAGAGTATGTGAGAGGTCACCTGAGGCCAGGAGACGGGTTGCTTTGGAGTGGTAGTAGCTATGTGAAGAGATTCAACAGAAGACGGGATCGGAAAGTTCAAGGGGCAGCTTATACAAAATGTGGATGA
- the C2H17orf58 gene encoding UPF0450 protein C17orf58 homolog isoform X2: MEVCLTDCRREHEEVEAYCASEFVVNGIVHDVNTIHKGMRLVTLLVNNNGLYKMNRLYITPDGFFFRVYVLVVDALNCSKPCPDFKLGSRYIVMGHIYYRRWQLPAVLQEYVRGHLRPGDGLLWSGSSYVKRFNRRRDRKVQGAAYTKCG; encoded by the exons ATGGAGGTGTGCCTGACTGATTGCAGGAGGGAGCATGAGGAGGTGGAGGCCTACTGTGCCAGTGAATTTG TGGTGAATGGGATTGTTCATGATGTGAACACGATACATAAAGGGATGCGGTTGGTGACACTGTTGGTGAACAATAACGGGCTGTACAAGATGAATCGTCTGTACATCACCCCAGACGGCTTCTTCTTCCGCGTTTATGTGCTAGTTGTCGATGCCTTAAACTGCAGTAAGCCCTGTCCAGACTTCAAACTTG GCAGCAGATACATTGTGATGGGTCATATCTACTACAGAAGATGGCAACTGCCTGCAGTTCTGCAAGAGTATGTGAGAGGTCACCTGAGGCCAGGAGACGGGTTGCTTTGGAGTGGTAGTAGCTATGTGAAGAGATTCAACAGAAGACGGGATCGGAAAGTTCAAGGGGCAGCTTATACAAAATGTGGATGA